The Thermomicrobiales bacterium genome contains the following window.
CGGAACCGAGGAGTTCACCTTCTGGCTTTCCAGCCAGGCTCCACATGTTCACCGGCTGGTGATGGCCGCGTTCATCCTCGGCGTGCCGGAGCAGAACATCCGCGTTATCACACCGGATCTCGGCGGTGGGTTCGGGGTCAAGATCTTCATGTACCCCGAGTATGTCCTCGCCGGCTGGCTGGCTCGCAAGCTCAACCGGCCAATCAAGTGGATCGAGACCCGCAGCGAAGCCAACGTCGCGACATCGCAGGGCCGTGATCACATCACTAACATCGAGGTCGGCGCGACAAAGGACGGCAAGGTCACCGCTCTTCGCGTTCACACCCTCGCGAATATGGGAGCATATCTGTCGACCGCATCCGGCGGCATCCCCACGACGCTCTACGGCAGGCTGCTCTCGGGCGTGTACAAGATCCCGGCGATCTACTGCGAGGTGAAGGGCGTCTTTACCAACACTGCGATGGTCGACGCCTATCGTGGCGCCGGCCGGCCCGAGGCCGCCTATGTTATCGAGCGCGTGATGGACCTCGTGTCCGACGAAACCGGTATCGACCCTGCCGAGGTGCGCCGTCGCAACTTCATCCCTCCGGACGAATTCCCATACGATAGCGGCGTCGGGATGCTGCCCTACGACACCGGCAACTACGAGCCAGCGCTCGACAAAGCGCTGGACATGGTTGGCTATCACGAGCTCCGCGCCGAGCAAGAGCGTCGCCGCCAGTCCGGCGACTCGAAACAGCTCGGCATCGGCCTGTCATCCTATGTCGAAGTCTGTGGCATCGCGCCGTCGGCCTACATGGCCGCCGAGGGCTGGGGCGCCGGCCTCTTCGAGAGCGCCAACATCAAGGTCCACCTGACGGGCAAAGTCGTCGTCACTACCGGCTCGATGCCGCATGGCCAGGGCCACGAGACGACCTTCGCGCAGATCGCCGCCGACAAGCTCGGCGTCCCGATCGAGGATGTCCAGCTCAAGTTCGGCGACACCCTCGCGACGCCGTTCGGTTACGGCACATACGGCAGTCGCTCGCTTGCCGTTGGCGGCGAGGCGATCGTCCGCTCAACAAACAAGATCGTCGCCAAGGCCCGTCGGCTCGCGGCACATTTGCTCGAAGTGGATATCGACGACATTGAGTACGTCGATGGCACAGCCTCGGTCAAGGGCGCTCCAGACCGGGTGAAGACCATCCAGGAGCTCGCCGCCGCGGCGGCGGTTCCGGTCAATCTGCCGGACGGGATGGAGCCATTCTTCGACGAGACGACCTACTTCGACCCACCCAGCTGCACCTTCCCGTTCGGCACACATATCGCCGTCGTCGAGGTCGACCGCGTCACCGGAAAGTCTGAGCTGATCCGCTACGTTGCGGTCGATGATGTCGGCAACATTGTCAACCCACTCGTCGTCGCCGGCCAACTCCAG
Protein-coding sequences here:
- a CDS encoding xanthine dehydrogenase family protein molybdopterin-binding subunit; this translates as MAATERKQPYIGRAMKRKEDPRFITGRGNYLDDIVLPNMLHAAIIRSPYAHARILGIDTSAAAGMPGVVGVFTGEDIELPPLPYAWQAAGVQNNINTPYALAKGEVHWVGDSLAVVVAETVQQARDAAEAVELDLEELPGVSDAEKAVQPGAPQLHENAPNNIVFTWSCGKETETDQGLRDAEVVIHQKIRNQRLIGVPMETRAAIAQYQAGTEEFTFWLSSQAPHVHRLVMAAFILGVPEQNIRVITPDLGGGFGVKIFMYPEYVLAGWLARKLNRPIKWIETRSEANVATSQGRDHITNIEVGATKDGKVTALRVHTLANMGAYLSTASGGIPTTLYGRLLSGVYKIPAIYCEVKGVFTNTAMVDAYRGAGRPEAAYVIERVMDLVSDETGIDPAEVRRRNFIPPDEFPYDSGVGMLPYDTGNYEPALDKALDMVGYHELRAEQERRRQSGDSKQLGIGLSSYVEVCGIAPSAYMAAEGWGAGLFESANIKVHLTGKVVVTTGSMPHGQGHETTFAQIAADKLGVPIEDVQLKFGDTLATPFGYGTYGSRSLAVGGEAIVRSTNKIVAKARRLAAHLLEVDIDDIEYVDGTASVKGAPDRVKTIQELAAAAAVPVNLPDGMEPFFDETTYFDPPSCTFPFGTHIAVVEVDRVTGKSELIRYVAVDDVGNIVNPLVVAGQLQGGIVQGLGQAMVEGAVYDDNGQLITSTLMEYAVPHAQQFPMFELDHTVTPTPVNELGVKGAGEAGTIASTPAFVNAVCDALAPLGIHHVDMPLTAPRVWAAMQEASNA